The Salvia miltiorrhiza cultivar Shanhuang (shh) chromosome 1, IMPLAD_Smil_shh, whole genome shotgun sequence genome has a window encoding:
- the LOC131006063 gene encoding uncharacterized protein LOC131006063, producing the protein MSFMKGNLLSKTRKLVKGFARTEPVWLKAMEKAPPATFPCAQNKLRQITLPEDKYVKKFYQKHPDSKFEDPIKISDFDPPAARQFAWRVLELKEQGFDESDAINIADNEYRAERKAKKQAYARLKQINKLRGERPPPHPYPSAVKQIQAEERKLVRERFANPEMREIVERLKMERATMLMERKW; encoded by the exons ATGTCGTTTATGAAGGGAAATTTGCTGTCAAAAACTCGTAAACTCGTTAAAGGATTTGCGAGAACGGAGCCTGTCTGGCTTAAGGCCATGGAAAA GGCACCGCCTGCTACGTTTCCTTGTGCACAGAATAAGCTTAGGCAAATAACTCTGCCAGAGGATAAGTACGTGAAGAAGTTCTATCAGAAGCATCCGGATTCGAAGTTTGAAGATCCCATTAA GATCTCTGATTTCGATCCACCTGCAGCCCGTCAATTTGCTTGGAGAGTGCTTGAATTGAAGGAGCAGGGATTTGATGAGAGCGATGCCATTAATATTGCTGAT AACGAGTATCGGGCTGAAAGAAAAGCCAAGAAGCAGGCCTACGCTCGGCTGAAGCAAATTAATAAGCTCCGGGGCGAAAGACCCCCTCCACACCCTTACCCAAGTGCTGTCAAGCAGATTCAAGCAGAAGAAAGGAAGCTTGTTAGGGAACGGTTCGCCAATCCCGAGATGCGTGAAATTGTCGAGCGACTTAAAATGGAGAGAGCTACAATGTTGATGGAGAGAAAGTGGTGA
- the LOC131006062 gene encoding ABC transporter G family member 6-like, which yields MSRVVSLSPVRDSLPFYNRREAEAEFETTSRAAAAAACTSSSTTLGQLLKCVGDVRKEAVGDETPVHQVLDMSDDAAAEPRTIPFVLAFSHLTYSVKSRRRAAVFRPRAADDLPGAKIILDDISGEARDGEIMAVMGASGSGKSTLIDALANRMAKESLKGSITLNGEQLESRLLKVISAYVMQDDLLFPMLTVEETLMFAAEFRLPRTLSRSKKKLRVEALIDQLGLRGAAGTVIGDEGHRGVSGGERRRVSIGTDIIHDPILLFLDEPTSGLDSTSAFMVVKVLQRIARSGSIVIMSIHQPSSRIMSLLDRMIFLSRGKTVFNGAPANLPLFFSDFGQSIPDNENRTEFALDLIRELEGSAGGTKSLVEFNKSWQTTFINRGGFENSSNLSLKEAISASISRGKLVSGAAAAGGGGGAPMVPTFANPIWTELAVLSKRSFMNSRRMPELFGVRLAAVVVTGFILATMFWRLDDSPKGVQERLGFFAFAMSTTFYTCADALPVFLQERYIFMRETAYNAYRRSSYVLSHSLVSIPALVFLSLAFAAITFWAVGLDGSFLFYFLIILASFWAGSSFVTFLSGVVPHVMLGYVIVVAILAYFLLFSGFFINRDRIPPYWIWFHYISLVKYPYEAVLQNEFADPVKCFVRGVQIFDGTPLAAVPAAMKVRLLDSMSGTLGMRITATTCVTTGADILRQQSVDDLSKWNCLWVTVAWGFFFRALFFVALLIGSKNKRR from the coding sequence ATGTCAAGAGTCGTATCGCTCTCCCCCGTCCGCGACAGCCTCCCCTTCTACAACAGAAGAGAAGCGGAGGCGGAATTTGAGACAACATCACGCGCCGCCGCCGCGGCAGCATGCACCTCGTCCTCCACCACGCTCGGCCAGCTCCTGAAGTGCGTCGGCGACGTGCGGAAGGAAGCCGTCGGCGACGAAACTCCGGTGCACCAGGTGCTCGACATGAGCGACGACGCCGCCGCCGAGCCGCGGACGATCCCCTTCGTCCTCGCCTTCAGCCACCTCACCTACAGCGTGAAGTCCCGCCGCAGAGCCGCCGTCTTCCGCCCACGCGCCGCCGATGATTTGCCCGGAGCGAAGATAATACTCGACGACATCTCCGGCGAGGCGCGCGACGGAGAGATCATGGCCGTGATGGGCGCCTCCGGCTCCGGGAAATCGACTTTGATCGACGCGCTGGCGAATCGCATGGCGAAGGAGAGCTTGAAAGGATCGATCACTCTCAACGGCGAGCAGCTGGAATCGAGGTTGCTGAAAGTCATCTCGGCTTACGTAATGCAAGACGATCTCCTCTTCCCGATGCTCACCGTGGAAGAAACCCTAATGTTCGCGGCGGAGTTCCGGCTGCCGCGGACGCTGTCGCGGTCGAAGAAGAAGCTCCGCGTGGAGGCGCTGATCGACCAGCTAGGGCTCCGCGGCGCCGCGGGGACCGTCATCGGCGACGAAGGCCACCGCGGCGTCTCCGGCGGGGAGCGGCGGCGCGTGTCGATCGGCACCGACATCATCCACGACCCGATCCTCCTCTTCCTCGACGAGCCGACCTCCGGCCTCGACTCCACGAGCGCGTTCATGGTGGTGAAGGTGCTGCAGCGGATCGCGAGGAGCGGCAGCATCGTGATCATGTCGATCCACCAACCGAGCTCGCGGATCATGTCGTTGCTCGATCGCATGATCTTCCTCTCGCGCGGGAAAACCGTCTTCAACGGCGCGCCGGCGAATTTACCCCTCTTCTTCTCCGATTTCGGCCAGTCGATCCCCGACAACGAGAATCGGACTGAATTCGCGCTTGATTTGATTAGAGAACTGGAAGGATCCGCCGGTGGAACTAAAAGCCTCGTCGAATTCAACAAATCATGGCAGACGACATTCATCAACAGAGGCGGATTTGAAAATTCTTCGAATTTGTCGCTCAAGGAGGCGATCAGCGCGAGCATATCGAGGGGGAAGCTAGTgtccggcgccgccgccgccggaggcggaggcggcgcCCCGATGGTGCCGACGTTCGCGAACCCTATCTGGACGGAATTGGCGGTTTTGTCGAAGAGATCCTTCATGAACTCGCGGCGGATGCCGGAGCTCTTCGGCGTGCGgctcgcggcggtggtggtgaccGGATTCATCCTCGCCACCATGTTCTGGCGGCTGGACGACTCGCCGAAGGGCGTACAGGAGCGGCTAGGGTTCTTCGCCTTCGCGATGTCGACGACGTTCTACACGTGCGCCGACGCGCTGCCGGTTTTTCTTCAGGAACGGTATATATTCATGAGGGAGACGGCGTACAACGCCTACCGGCGGTCGTCGTACGTGCTGTCGCACTCGCTGGTGTCGATTCCGGCGCTGGTGTTTCTCTCCCTCGCCTTCGCCGCCATTACCTTTTGGGCGGTGGGGCTCGACGGCAgctttttattctattttctgATAATTCTGGCGTCGTTTTGGGCGGGGAGCTCGTTCGTGACGTTCCTCTCCGGCGTGGTGCCGCACGTGATGCTAGGGTACGTGATCGTGGTGGCGATCCTGGCCTACTTCCTCCTCTTCAGCGGCTTCTTCATCAACCGCGACCGGATTCCGCCGTACTGGATCTGGTTCCACTACATCTCGCTGGTGAAGTACCCGTACGAGGCGGTGCTGCAGAACGAGTTCGCGGATCCGGTGAAGTGCTTCGTGCGCGGCGTGCAGATCTTCGACGGCACGCCGCTGGCGGCGGTGCCGGCGGCGATGAAGGTGAGGCTGCTGGACAGCATGAGCGGGACGCTGGGGATGAGGATCACCGCCACCACCTGCGTCACGACGGGGGCGGATATCCTGAGGCAGCAGAGCGTCGACGACCTCAGCAAGTGGAACTGCCTGTGGGTGACGGTGGCGTGGGGGTTCTTCTTCAGAGCGCTCTTCTTCGTCGCGCTGCTGATCGGGAGCAAGAACAAGAGGAGGTGA
- the LOC131005948 gene encoding probable membrane-associated kinase regulator 4, whose translation MLQNLHNSYSDSSSTTSSSSQEEDYINMEVDGHHHHSFDSSIFNQSSSNEFEFHQSFSSSSDRDPHATTSPADELFYMGKLLPLHLPPRLEMVHKILHSTNPFHAPKGALGGYEDEPFSTPLFTPTAATPFESCNISPSESCEVSRELTPDDYKHILVEYSSINGGPGPGPGPTTCAAILDEKKSWARKMKMIKQSSSSSSSRIKWTSYIKSLFTKSSGCTSQHSAAAVSKARNDNQSKYAKKLAPFGQIKYDKNDNLVEDQRGRHRRSFSGAIKQLSKPKSSTTASSTPTSTSSLNLLALKRSISSSSEVESPIQAAIAHCKRSQKSRQIAEEERVAVCRG comes from the coding sequence ATGCTACAAAATCTCCACAACTCATACTCAGATTCATCATcaacaacatcatcatcatctcaaGAAGAGGACTACATCAACATGGAAGTGGAcggccaccaccaccactcctTCGACAGCAGCATCTTCAACCAATCCTCGAGCAACGAGTTCGAATTCCACCAAAGCTTCTCGAGCTCGTCCGACCGGGACCCCCACGCCACGACATCCCCGGCGGACGAGCTCTTCTACATGGGGAAGCTCCTCCCCCTCCACCTCCCGCCCCGCCTCGAGATGGTCCACAAGAtcctccactccaccaaccCCTTCCACGCCCCGAAGGGGGCGCTGGGGGGCTACGAGGACGAGCCCTTCAGCACCCCCCTCTTCACCCCCACCGCCGCCACCCCCTTCGAGTCGTGCAACATCTCCCCCTCAGAGTCGTGCGAGGTGAGCAGGGAGCTCACCCCGGACGACTACAAGCACATTCTCGTGGAGTACAGCAGCATAAACGGTGGTCCCGGTCCCGGTCCCGGTCCCACCACGTGTGCTGCAATACTCGACGAGAAGAAATCCTGGGcgaggaagatgaagatgatcAAACAGTCGTCTTCATCCTCCTCGTCTCGGATCAAATGGACCTCCTACATCAAATCCCTCTTCACGAAATCCTCCGGCTGCACGAGCCAACACTCTGCTGCGGCCGTGTCGAAGGCGAGGAACGATAACCAAAGCAAGTATGCGAAGAAACTCGCGCCGTTCGGGCAGATCAAGTACGACAAAAACGACAACCTAGTGGAGGATCAAAGGGGCCGGCACCGGAGATCGTTCTCCGGGGCCATCAAACAGCTGTCGAAGCCTAAATCTTCGACAACTGCCTCGTCCACACCCACGTCCACGTCCAGTTTAAACCTGCTGGCGCTGAAGAGGAGCATCAGCTCGAGCTCGGAGGTTGAGAGCCCAATTCAAGCAGCCATTGCACATTGCAAGAGGTCTCAAAAATCTAGGCAGATTGCTGAGGAAGAAAGAGTGGCAGTTTGCAGAGGTTGA
- the LOC131005987 gene encoding uncharacterized protein LOC131005987 isoform X2 — protein MDDATSFAIATGADPNLLWKGIGDVCFLRIDSEARSLLTLGKGGPPDYILAPYGRTTRGKELPRRCRGIQRFMFPRAGDYFDLVVLGVLPMGIDGFEWVSGDRIRGGDGEGKAACFFPIKEEEFVIKEEFVTIKEGFFPPFVINHPKAPWDSLDEAMKTQVRNEACLKANEALRRAGYHQYHTHNRASRIGLGISGRI, from the exons ATGGATGATGCGACAAGTTTTGCGATCGCAACGGGAGCTGATCCGAACCTTTTATGGAAAGGTATTGGTGATGTGTGTTTTCTGCGAATTGATAGTGAAGCTAGATCTCTTTTAACACTTGGGAAGGGGGGTCCTCCTGATTATATTCTCGCTCCCTACGGCAGAACCACGCGAGGCAAAGAGCTTCCACGGCGTTGCAGAGGTATACAGAGATTCATGTTTCCACGCGCCGGTGATTATTTTGATCTTGTGGTTCTGGGAGTCTTACCGATGGGCATAGATGGATTTGAGTGGGTTTCCGGCGATA GAATCAGAGGTGGTGATGGTGAAGGAAAAGCAGCATGCTTCTTTCCTATAAAGGAGGAAGAATTTGTTATAAAGGAAGAATTTGTTACTATAAAGGAAGGCTTCTTTCCCCCTTTTGTTATAAACCATCCAAAAGCGCCTTGGGATAGTCTTGATGAAGCAATGAAG ACTCAAGTGAGAAACGAGGCATGTTTGAAAGCGAATGAAGCACTGCGTAGAGCTGGGTATCATCAATATCAT ACACATAACAGAGCCTCGCGCATTGGCTTGGGAATTAGTGGACGCATATGA
- the LOC131005987 gene encoding uncharacterized protein LOC131005987 isoform X1 — MDDATSFAIATGADPNLLWKGIGDVCFLRIDSEARSLLTLGKGGPPDYILAPYGRTTRGKELPRRCRGIQRFMFPRAGDYFDLVVLGVLPMGIDGFEWVSGDRIRGGDGEGKAACFFPIKEEEFVIKEEFVTIKEGFFPPFVINHPKAPWDSLDEAMKTQVRNEACLKANEALRRAGYHQYHVCCEQIDLDSMLVHSSEWGHITEPRALAWELVDAYDAYLPTRKN, encoded by the exons ATGGATGATGCGACAAGTTTTGCGATCGCAACGGGAGCTGATCCGAACCTTTTATGGAAAGGTATTGGTGATGTGTGTTTTCTGCGAATTGATAGTGAAGCTAGATCTCTTTTAACACTTGGGAAGGGGGGTCCTCCTGATTATATTCTCGCTCCCTACGGCAGAACCACGCGAGGCAAAGAGCTTCCACGGCGTTGCAGAGGTATACAGAGATTCATGTTTCCACGCGCCGGTGATTATTTTGATCTTGTGGTTCTGGGAGTCTTACCGATGGGCATAGATGGATTTGAGTGGGTTTCCGGCGATA GAATCAGAGGTGGTGATGGTGAAGGAAAAGCAGCATGCTTCTTTCCTATAAAGGAGGAAGAATTTGTTATAAAGGAAGAATTTGTTACTATAAAGGAAGGCTTCTTTCCCCCTTTTGTTATAAACCATCCAAAAGCGCCTTGGGATAGTCTTGATGAAGCAATGAAG ACTCAAGTGAGAAACGAGGCATGTTTGAAAGCGAATGAAGCACTGCGTAGAGCTGGGTATCATCAATATCATGTGTGTTGTGAACAAATAGATCTAGATTCTATGCTTGTCCATTCTTCAGAGTGGGg ACACATAACAGAGCCTCGCGCATTGGCTTGGGAATTAGTGGACGCATATGACGCATATTTGCCGACGAGGAAGAATTGA